A single window of Halotalea alkalilenta DNA harbors:
- the acnA gene encoding aconitate hydratase AcnA, whose product MSSIDPKGTLTELTVGDKRYHYYSLEKAAAAYGDITRLPFTLKVLLENQLRFLDGETTTEEDVQALVDWQQQRRSSREIGYRPARVLMQDFTGVPAVVDLAAMRDAVKQLGGDPKKINPLSPVDLVIDHSVMVDRFGNAEAFEANVEIEMERNRERYEFLRWGQQAFDDFSVVPPGTGICHQVNLEYLGKSVWTREQDGKTFAFPDTLVGTDSHTTMINALGVLGWGVGGIEAEAAMLGQPVSMLIPEVIGFKLVGKLREGITATDLVLTVTQMLRKKGVVGKFVEFYGDGLNDLPLADRATIANMAPEYGATCGFFPVDEETLTYMRLTGRSQQQLDLVRAYTQAQGLWREPGHEPLFTDVLELDMGIVEASLAGPKRPQDRVALTDMKRTFENLLTEAVDAPDSEQGKWQSEGGSTAPFVADSYFDNPNVEHEGQSYRLDDGAVVIAAITSCTNTSNPSVLMAAGLLAKKAVDKGLNRKPWVKTSLAPGSKVVTDYLATAGFDKSLDKLGFNLVGYGCTTCIGNSGPLPEPIDKAIQEHDLTVAAVLSGNRNFEGRIHPLVQTNWLASPPLVVAYALAGNVRVDLTKEPLGKGKDGQPIYLKDIWPTQAEIAEAVERVKTDMYRKEYAAVFDGDENWRAIEVTPSETYSWSDDSTYIQNPPYFEGMKAEPAPITDIEQARVLLMLGDSVTTDHISPAGSIKKDSPAGRYLQEHGVEPVDFNSYGSRRGNHQVMMRGTFANVRIRNEMLDDVVGGYTRFVGEGPDQGQQLAVFDAAMKYAENGTPLVVIAGQEYGTGSSRDWAAKGTTLLGVRAVIAESFERIHRSNLIGMGVLPLQFAEGQDRKSLGLTGDEKISIENLSAIEPGAVLKVLIERPDGERLELAAKCRIDTGNELEYYRHGGILHYVLRSMLDK is encoded by the coding sequence ATGAGCTCGATCGATCCGAAAGGCACGCTCACCGAACTGACCGTCGGTGACAAGCGCTATCACTACTACAGTCTCGAAAAGGCCGCCGCGGCCTACGGCGATATCACCCGGCTGCCGTTCACGCTCAAGGTACTGCTCGAAAACCAGCTGCGTTTCCTCGACGGCGAGACCACCACCGAGGAAGACGTCCAAGCACTGGTCGACTGGCAGCAGCAGCGCCGCTCGAGCCGCGAGATCGGCTACCGCCCGGCACGCGTGCTGATGCAGGACTTCACCGGGGTCCCCGCGGTGGTCGATCTCGCCGCGATGCGCGATGCGGTCAAGCAGCTGGGGGGCGATCCGAAGAAGATCAATCCGCTCTCCCCGGTCGACTTGGTGATCGACCACTCGGTGATGGTCGATCGCTTCGGCAACGCCGAAGCCTTCGAGGCCAACGTCGAGATCGAGATGGAGCGCAATCGCGAGCGCTACGAGTTCCTGCGCTGGGGCCAGCAGGCGTTCGACGACTTCAGCGTGGTACCGCCCGGCACCGGGATCTGCCACCAGGTCAACCTCGAGTACCTGGGTAAATCGGTGTGGACCCGCGAGCAGGATGGCAAGACCTTCGCCTTCCCCGACACCCTGGTCGGCACCGACTCCCACACCACCATGATCAATGCGCTCGGCGTCCTCGGCTGGGGGGTCGGCGGCATCGAGGCGGAGGCGGCGATGCTCGGCCAGCCGGTCTCGATGCTGATCCCCGAGGTCATCGGCTTCAAGCTGGTCGGCAAGCTGCGCGAGGGGATCACCGCCACCGACCTGGTGCTGACCGTGACCCAGATGCTGCGCAAGAAGGGCGTGGTCGGCAAGTTCGTCGAGTTCTACGGTGATGGGCTCAACGACCTGCCGCTCGCCGACCGTGCGACGATCGCCAACATGGCGCCCGAATACGGCGCTACCTGCGGCTTCTTCCCGGTCGACGAAGAAACCCTCACCTACATGCGCCTGACCGGTCGCAGCCAGCAGCAGCTCGACTTGGTGCGCGCCTACACCCAGGCCCAGGGCCTCTGGCGGGAGCCCGGCCACGAGCCGCTGTTCACCGACGTGCTCGAGCTCGACATGGGTATCGTCGAGGCCAGCCTTGCGGGGCCGAAGCGCCCGCAGGACAGGGTCGCGCTGACCGACATGAAGCGCACCTTCGAGAACCTGCTCACCGAAGCCGTCGACGCCCCCGACAGCGAGCAGGGCAAATGGCAGAGCGAGGGCGGTTCGACCGCTCCCTTCGTCGCCGACAGCTACTTCGATAACCCCAATGTCGAACACGAGGGCCAATCCTATCGGCTCGACGATGGCGCGGTGGTGATCGCGGCGATCACCTCCTGCACCAACACCTCCAATCCCAGCGTGCTGATGGCTGCGGGGCTGCTGGCCAAGAAAGCGGTCGACAAGGGGCTGAACCGCAAGCCCTGGGTCAAGACCTCGCTGGCACCGGGCTCCAAAGTGGTCACCGACTACCTCGCCACCGCCGGCTTCGACAAGTCGCTCGACAAACTCGGCTTCAACCTGGTCGGCTATGGCTGCACCACCTGCATCGGCAACTCGGGGCCGCTCCCCGAGCCGATCGACAAAGCGATCCAGGAGCACGACCTGACCGTCGCCGCGGTGCTCTCCGGCAACCGCAACTTCGAAGGCCGCATCCACCCCCTGGTGCAGACCAACTGGCTCGCCTCGCCGCCGCTGGTGGTCGCCTATGCGCTGGCCGGCAACGTGCGTGTCGATTTGACCAAGGAGCCGCTCGGCAAAGGCAAGGATGGCCAGCCGATCTATCTCAAGGATATCTGGCCGACCCAGGCCGAGATCGCCGAAGCGGTCGAGCGGGTCAAGACCGACATGTACCGCAAGGAGTACGCCGCGGTATTCGACGGTGACGAGAACTGGCGGGCGATCGAGGTCACCCCCTCCGAGACCTACTCCTGGAGCGACGACTCGACCTACATCCAGAATCCGCCCTATTTCGAGGGCATGAAAGCGGAGCCTGCGCCGATCACCGACATCGAGCAGGCACGGGTGCTGCTGATGTTGGGCGATTCGGTGACCACCGACCATATCTCGCCGGCCGGCTCGATCAAGAAAGACAGCCCCGCCGGCCGCTATCTGCAGGAGCACGGGGTGGAGCCGGTCGACTTCAACTCCTACGGCTCACGGCGCGGCAACCACCAGGTGATGATGCGCGGCACCTTCGCCAACGTGCGTATCCGCAACGAGATGCTCGACGACGTGGTCGGCGGCTACACCCGCTTCGTCGGCGAGGGGCCGGATCAAGGCCAGCAGCTGGCGGTGTTCGATGCGGCGATGAAATATGCCGAGAACGGCACCCCACTGGTGGTGATCGCCGGCCAAGAGTACGGCACTGGCTCCTCGCGCGACTGGGCCGCCAAAGGCACCACGCTGCTCGGCGTCCGCGCGGTGATCGCCGAATCGTTCGAGCGCATCCACCGCTCCAACCTGATCGGCATGGGCGTGCTGCCGCTGCAGTTCGCCGAGGGTCAGGATCGTAAGTCGCTCGGGCTCACCGGCGACGAGAAGATCAGTATCGAGAACCTCTCGGCGATCGAACCCGGCGCCGTCCTCAAGGTACTGATCGAACGGCCCGATGGAGAGCGACTCGAGCTCGCTGCCAAATGCCGTATCGACACCGGTAACGAGCTGGAGTACTACCGCCACGGCGGGATTCTCCACTACGTGCTGCGCAGCATGCTCGACAAGTAG
- a CDS encoding MalY/PatB family protein, with translation MEFDFTTELDRRQYPSTKWQRFDEDTLPMWVADMDFAVAPAIQQALSARVGHAIFGYANPSASLKEALCDWSRDHYDWHIDAAWQIWLPGVVPALHVASLSLTEPGDEVMTLTPIYPPFLQVGELTGRVTRAVPMRPPEESEGGRWEIDFDALERAVTPRARLLLWCHPHNPTGRVFEQQELERLADFVERHDLIVCSDELHCDLILESGRRHQPLARAVPRLSARTITLWAASKTFNVAGLAVACAVIEEPRLRARFARGCIGLMPSHNVLGLAATEAAYRHGEPWRQALLAQLRENVSMLEAFVARWPGVGMSRPEATFLAWLDCRAAGLGESPQRALLERAKVGLSDGADFGWPGFVRINLGTQPRRLEEGLNRLDSVLAAVPE, from the coding sequence ATGGAGTTCGATTTCACCACGGAGCTGGACCGGCGTCAGTACCCGAGCACCAAGTGGCAGCGTTTCGATGAAGATACGCTACCAATGTGGGTCGCCGACATGGATTTCGCCGTAGCGCCGGCGATCCAGCAGGCGCTGAGCGCGCGCGTCGGGCATGCGATATTCGGCTATGCCAATCCTTCCGCGTCGTTGAAGGAGGCGCTGTGCGATTGGAGTCGCGACCATTACGACTGGCACATCGACGCCGCTTGGCAGATCTGGCTGCCAGGCGTGGTCCCCGCGCTGCACGTCGCAAGCCTCTCGCTCACCGAGCCGGGTGACGAGGTGATGACGTTGACGCCGATCTATCCTCCCTTCCTGCAGGTGGGAGAGCTGACCGGCAGAGTGACCCGCGCGGTGCCGATGCGCCCACCCGAGGAGAGCGAAGGCGGGCGCTGGGAAATCGACTTCGATGCGCTCGAGCGGGCGGTGACGCCGCGCGCCCGCTTGCTGCTCTGGTGTCATCCGCATAACCCGACCGGGCGGGTGTTCGAACAGCAAGAGCTCGAGCGGTTGGCGGATTTCGTCGAGCGCCACGACCTGATCGTCTGCTCCGATGAGCTGCACTGCGATTTGATCCTCGAAAGCGGCCGCCGCCACCAGCCCCTGGCCAGAGCGGTGCCTCGGCTCAGCGCTCGTACCATCACCCTGTGGGCAGCGTCCAAGACCTTCAATGTCGCAGGCCTGGCCGTGGCCTGCGCGGTGATCGAGGAGCCCCGGCTGCGGGCGCGATTTGCCCGCGGCTGCATCGGCCTGATGCCATCCCACAACGTGCTTGGCCTGGCCGCTACCGAAGCCGCCTATCGCCATGGCGAGCCTTGGCGCCAGGCGCTGCTGGCCCAGCTACGCGAGAACGTATCGATGCTCGAGGCATTCGTCGCGCGCTGGCCCGGGGTCGGCATGAGCCGTCCGGAGGCAACTTTCCTTGCTTGGTTGGACTGCCGTGCGGCGGGCTTGGGCGAGTCGCCGCAGCGGGCATTGCTCGAGCGGGCGAAAGTGGGCCTTTCCGATGGCGCCGATTTCGGCTGGCCAGGATTCGTAAGGATCAATCTGGGTACCCAGCCCCGTCGTCTGGAGGAGGGCTTGAACCGCCTCGACAGCGTGCTGGCGGCGGTGCCTGAGTGA
- a CDS encoding Tim44 domain-containing protein yields the protein MRHLFITLLVSFMTFGLAVEHADARRFGGGASAGSMSRSAAPAQSAAPRAATPPRQAQAGGASRFMGPLAGVMAGGLLAALFFGGAFDGIRMFDIILVALVAFGIFMFLSRRRAAMAGAGGQHGQGRPTHQKAPQAFTSSQAAAGGSFATSTPAWFDKERFLAGAKEHFSTLQKAWDDNDLAQMQDYVTPELYNLLREERAKQPDDNKTEVVRLFAELGNVQEYGRQAEASVLFHGVIRENGQEVEFNETWHLIREMRDGAPWYIQGIEQRQ from the coding sequence ATGCGACACCTCTTCATCACGCTGCTAGTCAGCTTCATGACCTTCGGTCTGGCTGTCGAGCATGCTGACGCGCGTCGCTTCGGAGGCGGTGCCAGCGCCGGCAGCATGTCTCGTTCGGCAGCCCCGGCGCAAAGCGCCGCGCCGCGAGCGGCTACACCGCCCCGTCAAGCACAGGCAGGGGGCGCTTCGCGCTTCATGGGCCCGCTCGCCGGGGTCATGGCGGGTGGCCTGCTCGCAGCGCTGTTCTTCGGCGGCGCCTTCGATGGCATTCGGATGTTCGACATCATCCTGGTCGCCCTGGTCGCCTTCGGGATATTCATGTTCTTGTCCCGTCGTCGCGCAGCGATGGCCGGTGCTGGTGGCCAGCATGGACAGGGGCGTCCGACTCACCAGAAGGCCCCGCAGGCCTTCACCAGCAGCCAGGCGGCCGCAGGAGGCTCGTTCGCCACCTCGACGCCGGCTTGGTTCGACAAGGAGCGCTTCCTCGCTGGCGCCAAAGAGCACTTCAGCACGCTTCAGAAAGCGTGGGATGACAATGACCTAGCGCAAATGCAGGACTATGTCACGCCGGAGCTCTACAACCTGCTGCGCGAAGAGCGCGCCAAGCAGCCGGACGACAACAAGACCGAGGTCGTTCGCCTGTTTGCCGAGCTCGGCAACGTGCAGGAGTACGGCCGCCAGGCGGAAGCCTCGGTGTTGTTCCATGGCGTGATTCGGGAAAACGGTCAGGAAGTCGAGTTCAATGAGACTTGGCACTTGATCCGCGAAATGCGCGACGGTGCTCCCTGGTACATTCAGGGTATCGAGCAGCGCCAGTAA
- a CDS encoding NADP(H)-dependent aldo-keto reductase — MEYRPLGDSGISVSRLCLGTMTFGEQNSESDAHQQLDKAIASGINFIDAAEMYPVPPRAETQGRTEAYIGSWLKRRGRRDDLVVATKAAGPNRDMQHLRGGPRFNADHIARALDASLARLQTDYVDLYQLHWPERHTNFFGQLGYTPREDEDAIPLEETLQALKTQIEAGKIRAIGLSNETAWGTMQCLKLAQTMGLPRVVSVQNPYNLLNRSYEIGLAEVSHREGVGLLAYSPLAFGVLSGKYLGGLKPAQARLTLFERFKRYTSPVAEEAVWAYVDIARKFGLDPARMALAFVNSRPFLTSNIIGATTLEQLDSNLASESLTLSDEVLDAIEGVHRRLPNPCP; from the coding sequence ATGGAATATCGTCCATTGGGCGACAGTGGCATCAGTGTCAGCCGGCTATGCCTGGGCACCATGACCTTCGGTGAACAGAACAGCGAGAGCGACGCCCACCAGCAGCTCGACAAGGCAATCGCCTCCGGGATCAACTTCATCGATGCGGCCGAGATGTATCCGGTGCCTCCCCGTGCAGAGACTCAGGGCCGGACCGAAGCCTATATCGGCAGTTGGCTGAAACGCAGGGGGCGGCGCGACGATCTGGTGGTCGCCACCAAAGCAGCCGGCCCCAATCGGGACATGCAGCATCTACGCGGCGGCCCGCGCTTCAACGCTGACCATATCGCCCGGGCGCTGGATGCGAGCCTTGCGCGCCTGCAGACCGACTACGTCGATCTCTACCAGCTGCACTGGCCCGAGCGACACACCAACTTCTTCGGTCAGCTCGGCTACACGCCACGGGAGGACGAGGACGCAATCCCTCTCGAGGAGACCTTGCAAGCACTGAAAACCCAGATAGAAGCTGGCAAGATCCGCGCCATCGGCCTTTCCAACGAAACCGCCTGGGGAACCATGCAGTGCCTGAAGCTTGCGCAGACCATGGGGCTGCCCCGGGTAGTCAGCGTGCAGAACCCCTACAACCTGCTCAATCGCAGCTATGAAATCGGCCTGGCCGAGGTCAGCCATCGTGAAGGTGTGGGCCTGCTCGCCTACTCCCCTCTCGCCTTCGGTGTGCTTTCCGGCAAGTACCTGGGTGGCCTCAAGCCCGCGCAGGCGCGTTTGACGCTGTTCGAACGCTTCAAACGCTACACCTCGCCGGTGGCCGAGGAGGCGGTATGGGCCTACGTCGACATCGCACGCAAATTCGGCCTCGATCCGGCACGAATGGCGCTGGCATTCGTCAATTCACGCCCCTTCCTGACCAGCAACATCATCGGCGCAACGACGCTTGAACAGCTCGACAGCAACCTCGCCAGCGAGTCGCTGACGCTCTCCGATGAAGTTCTGGACGCGATCGAGGGCGTGCACCGCAGGCTACCCAACCCCTGCCCTTGA
- a CDS encoding TIGR00730 family Rossman fold protein — MRSVCVYLGSRDGASPAWGEVAERVGRKIAERGWRLVYGGGRVGLMGRCADGAIAAGGEVIGVIPNALVEREAAHLGLTELIKVPDMHTRKARMSELSDGFIALPGGIGTFEELFEMWTWLYLGIHAKPVGLLNVDGFYDKLLSFLDDTVSAGFLATSTRQGLADDDDIDRLLDRMFTSAQ, encoded by the coding sequence ATGAGAAGCGTCTGCGTGTATCTGGGCTCTCGCGATGGCGCATCCCCCGCCTGGGGGGAGGTGGCCGAGCGGGTGGGGCGGAAAATTGCCGAGCGGGGCTGGCGTCTGGTCTATGGTGGCGGACGCGTTGGACTCATGGGGCGCTGCGCGGATGGCGCGATCGCCGCGGGCGGAGAAGTGATCGGGGTGATCCCGAATGCACTGGTCGAGCGGGAGGCGGCCCACCTGGGGCTCACCGAGCTGATCAAAGTCCCTGACATGCACACCCGCAAAGCGCGGATGAGCGAGCTGTCGGACGGCTTCATCGCGCTTCCAGGCGGTATCGGCACCTTCGAGGAGCTGTTCGAGATGTGGACGTGGCTTTATCTTGGCATCCATGCCAAGCCGGTGGGGCTGCTCAACGTCGACGGCTTCTACGACAAACTGCTCTCTTTCCTCGACGACACGGTCAGCGCAGGCTTTCTCGCCACCTCGACCCGCCAGGGGCTAGCCGACGACGACGACATCGACCGGCTGCTCGATCGCATGTTCACTTCGGCTCAGTGA
- a CDS encoding DUF501 domain-containing protein, with amino-acid sequence MLIRIDQAPDERQLTLIAEQLGRTPRGIQAVTAIDGEGTPLALRMHSLVDDAPFPTLYWLCSERLKIELSHLEADGVIKALEAHLLEDPALLADYHRSHEAYVADRWRYMDEATRVRIEELGFESPLRERGVGGISNWNQVRCLHTQYAHHLSTDNAIGRWIDAHYPQVAASLP; translated from the coding sequence ATGCTGATCCGCATCGACCAAGCGCCCGACGAGCGCCAGCTGACGCTGATCGCCGAACAGCTCGGCCGTACGCCAAGAGGCATCCAGGCGGTCACCGCGATCGATGGAGAGGGCACCCCGCTGGCGCTGAGGATGCACTCGCTGGTCGACGATGCCCCTTTTCCCACCCTCTACTGGCTGTGCAGCGAACGGCTCAAGATCGAGCTGTCGCATCTCGAGGCCGATGGTGTGATCAAGGCGCTGGAGGCGCATTTGCTCGAAGACCCCGCGCTGCTCGCCGATTATCACCGCAGCCATGAAGCCTATGTCGCCGACCGCTGGCGCTACATGGACGAGGCGACCCGAGTCCGTATCGAGGAGCTCGGTTTCGAGTCGCCGCTGCGCGAGCGCGGCGTCGGCGGAATCAGCAACTGGAACCAGGTGCGCTGCCTGCACACTCAGTATGCCCATCACCTCAGCACCGACAATGCGATCGGCCGCTGGATCGACGCGCACTACCCCCAGGTCGCCGCTTCGCTGCCTTGA
- a CDS encoding SlyX family protein: MLDEHEARLEALETRLAFQEDWLETLDTRLIEQGRTLERLERINVLLQERLRQQSEGLDQGEREWRLEDDRPPHY; encoded by the coding sequence ATGCTTGATGAGCACGAGGCGCGCCTGGAGGCGTTGGAAACTCGGCTCGCCTTCCAGGAAGACTGGCTCGAGACCCTGGATACGCGTCTCATCGAACAGGGACGGACGCTCGAGCGCCTCGAGCGTATCAACGTCCTGCTCCAGGAGCGGCTGCGCCAGCAGAGCGAAGGGCTGGACCAAGGAGAGCGCGAGTGGCGACTGGAGGACGACCGTCCACCGCACTACTGA
- a CDS encoding CPXCG motif-containing cysteine-rich protein, producing MNEEMLLPVEVECPYCGAGFELVLDLSQSDHETVEDCYWCCSPISIEVRLGADGGLETLNLKRDDEA from the coding sequence ATGAACGAGGAGATGCTGCTGCCGGTCGAGGTCGAGTGCCCCTACTGCGGCGCTGGTTTCGAGCTGGTCTTGGATCTGTCGCAGAGCGATCATGAGACCGTCGAGGACTGCTACTGGTGCTGCTCGCCTATATCGATCGAAGTCCGACTCGGGGCCGACGGCGGGCTCGAGACGCTGAACCTGAAGCGCGACGACGAGGCCTGA
- the ybaK gene encoding Cys-tRNA(Pro) deacylase gives MSRTPAITALAREGIAHRVISFEAEGHAGDYGRAAAAALDQSPAQVFKTLMVELDDGRLAVAMVPVEGRLDLKAVARVFSVRKAKMAEPRKAERATGYVVGGISPLGQKRRLPSVIDASALDFDELYVSAGRRGLEVALSPDDLIATTAAKVATIATG, from the coding sequence ATGTCCCGAACCCCAGCCATCACTGCTCTGGCCCGTGAAGGTATCGCCCATCGGGTGATCTCCTTCGAGGCCGAGGGCCATGCGGGCGATTACGGTCGCGCCGCCGCCGCCGCCCTGGATCAATCTCCTGCCCAAGTATTCAAGACCCTGATGGTCGAGCTCGACGACGGCCGTCTGGCGGTGGCGATGGTGCCGGTGGAGGGCAGGCTCGATCTCAAGGCCGTGGCGCGTGTCTTCTCGGTACGCAAGGCGAAGATGGCCGAGCCCCGTAAGGCAGAGCGGGCGACCGGCTATGTGGTCGGCGGGATCAGCCCGCTGGGGCAGAAGCGACGCCTACCGAGCGTAATCGACGCCTCCGCCCTCGATTTCGACGAGCTCTACGTCAGCGCCGGGCGCCGAGGGTTGGAGGTCGCCTTGAGCCCCGACGACCTGATCGCGACCACTGCGGCGAAGGTCGCCACCATCGCCACTGGCTGA
- a CDS encoding thioredoxin family protein, whose amino-acid sequence MAIVDPRTGAPLSSAPAAQGAPDRQPNVDDAQLIVDIDMQNFQQVVLEGSMHTPVLLDCWASWCEPCKNLTPILEKLAREYRGAFILAKLDIEANPQIAAQLGIRSVPDVKLIHQGQLYDQFQGALPESKIREWLSQYIEAPAPAEDALDELAAQALAEGDTATAKALYHQLIEAEPEQFEHRIGYAEVLAAEGETVQAAELLDTLPVELRDSARAKGLQARLGFAAEAPSQEEIARLAERDDSEARFKRAFRAIADGRYEEGLEGLLALMKSDRQYGEDAARKTLLRVFEALGGDHPLTVGYRRKLFALLY is encoded by the coding sequence ATGGCCATCGTCGATCCACGCACCGGCGCGCCGCTCAGCAGCGCTCCCGCCGCACAAGGCGCTCCCGACCGCCAACCCAATGTCGACGACGCTCAGCTGATCGTCGATATCGACATGCAGAACTTCCAACAAGTGGTGCTCGAAGGCTCGATGCACACCCCAGTGCTGCTCGACTGCTGGGCTTCCTGGTGCGAGCCGTGCAAGAACCTGACGCCGATCCTCGAGAAGCTGGCGCGCGAATACCGCGGCGCCTTCATTCTCGCCAAGCTCGATATCGAGGCCAACCCGCAGATCGCCGCCCAGCTCGGCATTCGCTCGGTGCCGGACGTCAAGCTGATCCATCAGGGCCAGCTCTATGACCAGTTCCAGGGCGCACTGCCCGAGAGCAAGATCCGTGAATGGCTCAGCCAGTACATCGAGGCACCGGCTCCCGCGGAAGACGCGCTCGACGAGCTCGCGGCCCAGGCCCTGGCCGAGGGCGACACCGCCACCGCCAAGGCGCTCTATCATCAGTTGATCGAAGCCGAGCCCGAGCAGTTCGAGCATCGCATCGGCTATGCCGAGGTGCTCGCCGCCGAAGGCGAGACCGTCCAAGCCGCCGAGCTGCTCGATACCCTGCCGGTGGAGCTGCGCGATTCCGCGCGGGCCAAAGGACTGCAAGCGCGGCTCGGCTTCGCCGCCGAAGCGCCTAGCCAGGAAGAGATCGCACGGCTCGCCGAGCGCGACGACAGCGAGGCACGGTTCAAGCGCGCCTTCCGGGCGATCGCCGATGGGCGCTATGAAGAGGGCCTGGAGGGCCTGCTCGCGCTGATGAAAAGTGACCGCCAGTATGGCGAGGACGCGGCGCGCAAGACCCTGCTGAGGGTCTTCGAGGCGCTGGGAGGCGATCATCCGCTCACCGTCGGCTATCGCCGCAAGCTGTTCGCGCTGCTCTACTGA
- the yaaA gene encoding peroxide stress protein YaaA, which yields MLSVISPAKTLDFESPAPSSTHTQPEYLDASAQLIDRLRELSPQQLSALMGISDKLATLNANRYIEWSLPFSLDAGSNPAKQAIFAFQGDVYTGLEAQRFSAAELERAQRRLRILSGLYGMLRPLDLIQPYRLEMGIRLDNPAGATLYDFWRERLTHDLAKAVVQSGTPVLINLASNEYFKAIDAKRLGHRIVSPVFKDEKNGKLKVISFYAKKARGWMSAWILRHDIDDPEALKAFDIGGYEFDPSLSKQDEWVFTRPEQ from the coding sequence ATGCTTAGTGTGATTTCACCGGCCAAGACGTTGGATTTCGAGTCTCCCGCACCTTCCTCGACGCATACCCAGCCGGAATATCTCGATGCCAGCGCTCAGTTGATCGATCGGCTGCGCGAGCTGTCTCCACAGCAGCTATCAGCACTGATGGGAATCAGCGACAAACTGGCCACACTGAACGCCAACCGCTATATCGAATGGTCTTTGCCCTTCAGCCTGGACGCAGGGAGCAATCCCGCCAAACAGGCGATATTCGCCTTCCAAGGTGATGTCTACACTGGACTCGAGGCGCAGCGATTCAGTGCCGCTGAACTCGAGCGCGCCCAGCGGCGATTGCGTATCCTGTCGGGTCTTTACGGCATGCTGCGTCCACTCGATCTGATTCAACCCTATCGGCTCGAGATGGGCATTCGCCTCGATAATCCGGCGGGAGCCACGTTGTACGACTTCTGGCGCGAGCGTTTGACTCACGACCTCGCGAAGGCGGTGGTGCAAAGTGGCACACCGGTATTGATCAACCTGGCGTCGAACGAATACTTCAAGGCGATCGATGCCAAGCGCCTGGGACACCGGATCGTCAGTCCGGTGTTCAAGGATGAGAAGAATGGCAAGCTCAAGGTAATCAGCTTCTATGCCAAGAAGGCGAGAGGCTGGATGAGTGCCTGGATACTCAGGCACGACATCGATGATCCGGAGGCGCTCAAGGCCTTCGACATCGGTGGTTACGAATTCGATCCATCGCTGTCCAAGCAGGACGAATGGGTATTCACCCGCCCGGAGCAGTGA